Proteins from one Leptidea sinapis chromosome 44, ilLepSina1.1, whole genome shotgun sequence genomic window:
- the LOC126977205 gene encoding DC-STAMP domain-containing protein 2-like isoform X4 yields the protein MFSLKRATIEDNETKKLIQNDKELSVSKIQSNRLSENFKRCIPRSWATKLYVTEKPFPNCLLKSIIGFLGGFALTYLCFIFFVFQLSISLLHATFMSSIIGVLLTLGLAFSNRIRCLVLLLIPQFFSRIGRYSLTCYALVLILTGPATNSLRNSEVLTESMACSQEQIKLSVRQVSDSVKNPFRVIKENVQSMLAKMNQVRAGVGVTLSRIKHLVHNIGDAIQSTFTWLREKANSCNKNLGTPYDHCINALKSGVPSCKKVLGPMYTWLCNISIAEPACGVAKRHETICVVEDFAESSFSATVRRKLRDFMQRIKDMLFVHIEFRNTYTISGNTSHAASQLAAGIVTEIRNRADSLLTWLSWSSCLASFFFLLIIFRAKYYQHMYETRSRYDNRYFTKEFYELDLKRLQEGRDTILPLSRRERTKYIPMSSLKLIPTEKVFLTRSVVFMMITTFKLLIHMIADYSLYWVLITIRQNGKYQPLTGPFDTIKVLGTGFPAELLKSIVNALTVPLYVSSTSSTNCLPNPFTPDFRRYIQIGVLIIMLWLFALFEPYGLRLRHVIMGHHNPERAKARANWLYNHILRTRASFMKLARRKLHREFKYRTEEHLTFTHWLDSHLPWRCLRYVLGTLPKEPHCLLCDITETELDAGTELNKCGTPSCPGIYCRSCFTDIGDLCTICMSPEEYGDYSDISLETGSTDDSSDESELIGDSSKDFLHLTIKDSARNRTRNTQQFDAKIPKQSKGNVNEETHSLTAYVNDNGCKRFNAIDKCHVGNKDSLYVVVNTLLECKGEPFHQKSKKSKQSCSINLSVKILSL from the exons ATGTTCTCTCTAAAGAGAGCGACAATCGAAGataatgaaacgaaaaagctgATACAAAATGATAAAGAACTTAGTGTCAGCAAAATTCAAAGCAACCGTTTGTCAGAGAACTTCAAACGATGCATTCCAAGGTCTTGGGCAACAAAGCTGTATGTTACTGAGAAGCCATTTCCTAACTGCCTATTGAAGAGTATCATTGGTTTCCTGGGCGGGTTTGCACTGACCTATCTTTGCTTCATTTTCTTTGTATTTCAATTATCAATATCTTTGCTACATGCAACGTTTATGAGTTCTATTATTGGCGTATTACTCACACTTGGATTGGCCTTTAGCAACAGAATAAG ATGTCTGGTGTTGTTGCTGATACCTCAGTTCTTCTCCCGCATAGGGAGATACAGCTTGACCTGCTATGCCCTGGTTCTCATCCTGACCGGACCTGCAACCAACAGCTTGAGGAATTCTGAAGTTCTAACGGAATCCATGGCTTGCAGTCAG GAACAGATAAAGTTGAGCGTGCGACAAGTCAGTGACTCTGTGAAAAATCCTTTCCGAGTCATCAAAGAGAACGTGCAGTCGATGTTGGCGAAGATGAACCAGGTCAGAGCAGGTGTTGGGGTTACTCTGTCAAGAATCAAACATCTTGTGCATAATATCG GTGACGCAATACAGTCCACATTTACATGGCTACGGGAGAAGGCGAACTCTTGCAACAAAAACCTTGGCACTCCTTACGACCACTGCATCAACGCACTGAAAAGTGGTGTTCCCAGCTGTAAGAAAGTTCTGGGGCCAATGTATACCTGGCTCTGCAATATATCAATAGCAGAACCCGCTTGTGGGGTCGCCAAGAGACATGAGACTATATGCGTTGTTGAAGACTTTGCTGAAAGCTCCTTTTCTGCTACTGTTCGGAGAA AGCTTAGAGACTTCATGCAGCGGATTAAGGACATGCTATTTGTGCACATTGAATTCCGCAACACGTATACGATAAGTGGCAACACGAGTCACGCTGCGAGTCAACTGGCAGCCGGCATCGTCACCGAGATCCGGAACCGAGCTGATTCGCTACTGACCTGGCTCTCTTGGAGCTCTTGCCTCGCCAGCTTCTTCTTTCTACTGATTATCTTCAG AGCTAAATACTACCAGCATATGTACGAAACTCGATCCAGGTACGACAACCGATATTTCACAAAGGAGTTTTATGAGCTCGATTTGAAGCGGCTTCAAGAGGGACGAGATACTATCCTACCTCTGAGCAGGAGAGAGAGAACCAAATATATCCCA ATGTCGTCACTGAAACTTATACCAACGGAAAAAGTGTTTCTGACCAGATCTGTTGTATTCATGATGATAACAACCTTCAAGCTGCTCATCCACATGATCGCAGACTACAGCCTCTACTGGGTCCTCATCACCATACGGCAGAATGGGAAATACCAACCACTAA CTGGTCCATTTGACACTATCAAAGTATTGGGAACAGGATTTCCTGCAGAACTTCTAAAGTCCATTGTCAATGCATTAACAGTACCTTTGTATGTCTCCTCTACATCGTCTACCAACTGCCTGCCGAATCCATTTACGCCAGATTTCAGACGGTATATCCAAATTG GAGTTCTCATTATTATGCTGTGGCTCTTTGCATTATTCGAGCCATACGGTCTGAGACTGCGCCACGTGATTATGGGCCACCACAATCCAGAGCGGGCGAAAGCACGCGCCAATTGGCTTTACAACCACATATTGAGGACCAGAG CTAGCTTCATGAAGTTGGCAAGACGGAAGTTGCACCGGGAATTCAAATATCGCACCGAAGAGCATCTTACATTCACACATTGGCTGGATTCTCATTTAcc GTGGCGATGCCTTCGCTACGTTCTGGGAACCTTGCCAAAGGAGCCACACTGCCTGCTTTGCGATATTACAGAAACAGAATTAGACGCAGGCACGGAATTGAACAA ATGTGGAACGCCATCCTGTCCCGGAATATATTGCAGAAGTTGCTTCACTGATATAGGAGACCTGTGTACGATATGCATGTCTCCTGAAGAATACGGGGACTACAGTGACATTAGCCTAGAGAC AGGATCTACAGATGATAGCAGCGATGAGAGTGAACTAATAGGTGATTCCAGTAAAGATTTTCTGCACCTTACAATAAAAGATAGTGCCAGAAATAGAACACGAAATACACAACAATTTGATGCTAAAATTCCCAAACAATCTAAGGGAAATGTGAATGAAGAGACACATTCATTAACAGCTTATGTAAATGATAATGGATGTAAAAGATTTAATGCTATTGATAAGTGTCATGTTGGAAATAAAGATTCTTTATATGTGGTCGTAAACACTCTCCTAGAGTGTAAAGGTGAACCTTTCCATCAAAAATCGAAGAAATCTAAACAAAGTTGCAGCATTAACCTAAGTG taaaaattcTAAGTTTATAA